A DNA window from Brassica napus cultivar Da-Ae chromosome C1, Da-Ae, whole genome shotgun sequence contains the following coding sequences:
- the LOC111203157 gene encoding uncharacterized protein LOC111203157 — protein sequence MKNQVIPIFDGEKYDFWSIKMTTILKTRKLWYVVEEGVASPPALVEETPETARARSLREEAMMNDTLALQILQTAVSDHIFSRIAAASTSKEAWDALKEEYEGSSQVRLIKLQTLRREYENLKMYENEDIKVFTDKIVELANQLTYHGEQKSDVQLIQKILISLPTKFDSIVSVLEQTSDLTSTKMTELIGILKAHEARLAAREESTNEGAFDARVKHGNSGVTSDNSKRRGSKKWCGYCKKNNHTESECLKK from the coding sequence ATGAAGAATCAAGTAATCCCCATATTTGATGGAGAAAAGTACGACTTCTGGAGCATCAAGATGACAACCATTCTCAAGACCAGGAAGTTATGGTATGTGGTTGAAGAAGGTGTAGCATCCCCACCAGCACTAGTGGAAGAAACCCCTGAAACGGCAAGGGCAAGATCGCTTAGAGAAGAAGCGATGATGAACGATACATTGGCGTTGCAAATCTTGCAAACTGCTGTATCGGATCATATATTCTCACGGATTGCAGCAGCATCGACATCCAAAGAGGCGTGGGATGCATTGAAGGAAGAGTATGAAGGCTCTTCTCAAGTTCGTTTGATTAAGCTTCAAACGTTGCGAAGGGAGTACGAGAATCTGAAGATGTATGAGAATGAAGACATCAAGGTCTTCACAGATAAGATAGTTGAATTGGCAAATCAATTAACTTATCATGGTGAACAGAAGTCGGATGTTCAACTCATACAAAAGATACTCATCTCTCTCCCAACCAAGTTCGATAGCATAGTTAGTGTGTTGGAGCAAACAAGCGATTTGACTTCAACAAAGATGACAGAGTTGATCGGGATTTTGAAGGCTCATGAAGCAAGGTTGGCTGCAAGAGAAGAAAGCACCAATGAAGGAGCATTTGATGCTCGTGTTAAGCACGGAAATTCTGGTGTTACATCAGACAACTCAAAGCGCCGAGGAAGCAAGAAGTGGTGTGGTTACTGCAAGAAGAACAATCATACCGAGAGCGAGTGTCTGAAGAAATAG